ATCACACTACCCACAAACGGGACCAGCGACCATTTGTAGATGTTATAAAGCTGTTTCAGCGATGACCGTGCAGTGGTGATGCGCTGCATCTTGCTGCCCGACCCTTGCGATTCATGCCAGTTCAGTGACAGGCGATTCATGTGCCGGACGGAGAACAGCGCCATACTGCGATTCAAGCGATCTTCCATCGCCGCTTCGTTCAGGAACAACCCCATGGAGATCAGCGCCAGCCCATAGGCCACCATATACGGCACAATCATCCACATCAGGCGGGCGGGATCGGTCATGGCCCAGCCTTCTTCAAATCCCTTGATCGTGATCCCGATAAAAAACGGCATCATCGCCAACGTGGCGAAACGCACGATCCGCAGCGCGGTGAACATGAAAAATGTCCGGCGATACGGTTTCAGGAAAAACCACAGCCAGCGCAGGAACGACGCCGATTCCGCGGGCAATTCGCGTTCGTCGGGCAGGATGAATTGGGGGTCTTGCATGGCTGTACTCCAAAGATTCTTTCATACGTCATCCCGGCGAAAGCCGGGGTCTTTATTCGGTCTTGTATCGTCTTGGTCGATAAGAAGATCCCGGCTTTCGCCGGGATGACTTCAAATTTCAAATTTGAACGCGGGCGCGATCTTAGACGACCGACGCGACCCATTCGTTCAATTGCGTTTTGGACATGGATCCAACGCGCGTATCAACAACTTGGCCGCCCTTGAACACCATAAAGGTCGGGATGCCGCGCACGCCGTATTTCGTCGGGGCGTTCGGGCTTTCGTCGATGTTGATCTTTACGACCTTCACCTTCTCACCCATTTCATTGGCCAGTTCGTCAACCAGCGGACCCATCGCCTTGCACGGGCCACACCATTCGGCCCAGAAATCGACAACGACGGGACCGTCGGCGTTCAGGACTTCGCTTTCAAAATTCTGGTCTGATACTTTATGGGTCATGGCCCGGTTCCTCTCTTCGGATGAATGAATTCTGTACCTTTTAATATGGTCGCTTGGGGCGCGGGGTCAAGGGTTGGGCGGCGACGGAAAGCGGTTCCGTCCACATTGGTCGCGCTCTTTAGGTTATTGATTTTCCAGAATCTCCATTAACCGCATGCCATCGGTCCACAGCAGGGCCGTGCGAATCACCTGATTCGGGTAGATTTTGCGAATAATGGCGGCATAGGCCCGCATCTGTTTCCGGTACAGTGGCGCAACGTCCTTCTGGTCCTGCGGGGGCGGGCGGTTGGTTTTGTAATCGATGATCCATACGGCATCATCGGTGATGGCCAGACGGTCAATCTGCCCGCTGATCAATTGTCCATCGACATAACCGGTCACGGGCACCTCGGCCATCGTGCCGGGCGCGAACAACGGCGCAAATTGCGGGTCATCCAAAATCGCCATGACTTCGGCCACGATGCCGTCGCGCACCGTTTGGGGTAAATCCTGTTTCGCCACATGTTGGCGCGCGGCGTCCATGCGCGCATTTAT
The genomic region above belongs to Micavibrio aeruginosavorus EPB and contains:
- the trxA gene encoding thioredoxin, translating into MTHKVSDQNFESEVLNADGPVVVDFWAEWCGPCKAMGPLVDELANEMGEKVKVVKINIDESPNAPTKYGVRGIPTFMVFKGGQVVDTRVGSMSKTQLNEWVASVV